The genomic region AGGGCGCCGCGCACCCGCTCCGGCGTGACGCCGGCGTGCCGCAGCGCCTCGCCCGCGCCGCCCTTCTCCTCGGCGAGCGCGAGCAGGAGGTGCTCGCTCGCGACGTACTCGTCCTTCAGCTTCTTGGCCTCGTCCTCGGCCCGGTCGAAGATCTTGAGGAGCCGGTTCGCCAGGTACGGCTCGGCGCCCTGCACCCGGGGGACGCTCCGCAGCTCGTCCTCGAGGCGGGAGGCGACCAGGCTCGGGTCGGCGCCGATCTTGTCCAGGATGGGCCGCGCCACGCCCTCGGGCTGCTCGAGGAGCGCGAGGAGCAGGTGCTCGGCGTCCACCGCCTGGTGATCGCGCCGGCGCGCCAGGGCCTGCGCCGACTGGAGCACCTCCTGGGCCTTCACCGTCAGCTTGTCCGGTCTCATGCCGCGCAACGTAAGACCGGCAGGGGCCCTGGCAAGCGCGGTGCATCACGGCCGGTCCCGACAGGGCAGGGACGGGGCGGGTAGGATGTGCTACCACTAGGGGGGTACGGGCGGGGGCTCGGAGGAACGCGATGGCGGACCGCACGGACCCCGACGAGCAGGACGGCACGGAGGCGCTCGCGCCCGACTGCGAGGAGCTCCGGGCGCGCCACGAGCACTTCGTGCGCATCATGGCCCACGACGTCCGCAACCCGCTCCAGGTCATCCTGCTCCAGGCGGAGCGGCTCCAGCGGCTCCTGCCCGAGCCCGAGTCGCGCGAGCGGCGGGCCGCCGACGTGATCGCCGTCGCGGTGCGGCAGCTCGACGCGCTGATCCGGCAGCGGGTCCGGGAGGCGCGCGGGGAGGAGGAGCACCCCGAGGACGGGGCGGGCGCCGCGCGGGGGCGTTGACGGGCCGCGCGGCTCGCCCGGTCACGCCTGGTCCTTGCGCCCGCTGCCGCGCGGCCCCAGACCCGACGGAGCCCGTCCCTCGCGCTCCGGAGCCCCTCCCCCTTGATCGCCTCCCGCCCGCCGCACCCGGTCGTCCTCTCGGTCGGCAGGGCCCTGCCGGAGCACCACGTCGATCAGGAGACGCTCATCGCGGTCTTCCGCGAGCTCTGGTCCCGCAAGCACCACAACGCCGCCCGGCTCGAGGATCTGCACCGGGCCGTGGGGGTGGGCGGCCGCCACCTCGCCCTGCCGCTCTCGGAGTACCCGCCGCTCGACACCTTCGCGAAGTGCAACGACGCCTGGCTCCGCGTCGCC from Anaeromyxobacter paludicola harbors:
- a CDS encoding histidine kinase dimerization/phospho-acceptor domain-containing protein; translation: MADRTDPDEQDGTEALAPDCEELRARHEHFVRIMAHDVRNPLQVILLQAERLQRLLPEPESRERRAADVIAVAVRQLDALIRQRVREARGEEEHPEDGAGAARGR